The following are encoded together in the Onychostoma macrolepis isolate SWU-2019 chromosome 03, ASM1243209v1, whole genome shotgun sequence genome:
- the LOC131535914 gene encoding uncharacterized protein LOC131535914, with amino-acid sequence MCFQIATITTNARKARTVCWKQANPTNLRPVPRSSTTLLSIPIGLWNCQSAVNKADFIPSIATHSGLNLMALTETWIKPEDTATPAALSTNFTFSHTLRTLGRGGGTGLLISNEWKFELLPSLTGNSSFESHAITITYPVKIHFVVVYRPPGQLGNFLEELDVLLSNFPEDGTPLLLLGDFNIHLEKPQAADFNTLLTSFDLKRVTTMATHKSEQSSGQLPIWFQKRPLY; translated from the exons ATGTGCTTTCAAATCGCCACTATTACTACTAATGCTCGGAAGGCACGCACTGTATGTTGGAAACAGGCCAATCCTACTAACCTACGGCCTGTCCCTCGGTCTTCTACTACTTTACTCTCTATTCCAATTGGTCTCTGGAACTGCCAgtctgctgtaaacaaagcgGACTTTATTCCTTCTATTGCTACTCATTCCGGTCTTAACCTCATGGCCCTAACTGAGACTTGGATCAAACCTGAGGACACTGCCACTCCTGCAGCACTCTCCACTAACTTCACTTTTTCCCACACCCTTCGCACACTTGGGAGGGGTGGAGGTACGGGCCTccttatttcaaatgaatggaaATTTGAGCTTCTACCATCTCTTACAGGCAACagctcatttgaatctcatgcaaTTACTATTACCTACCCTGTTAAAATCCACTTTGTAGTTGTGTATCGTCCCCCAGGTCAACTGGGTAACTTCTTGGAGGAGCTGGATGTATTACTGTCCAACTTTCCTGAGGATGGTACTCCTCTTTTACTGCTCGGTGACTTCAACATCCACCTAGAAAAACCCCAGGCTGCTGACTTCAACACTCTTCTCACTTCATTTGACCTCAAGCGAGTGACTACTATGGCTACTCACAAATCAG AACAATCTTCTGGACAACTACCAATCTGGTTTCAGAAGCGGCCACTCTACTGA